Proteins from a genomic interval of Streptomyces fodineus:
- a CDS encoding fumarate reductase/succinate dehydrogenase flavoprotein subunit, translated as MSVVDRQEWDVVVVGAGGAGLRAAIEARERGARTAVICKSLFGKAHTVMAEGGIAAAMANANEHDNWQVHFRDTMRGGKFLNQWRMAELHAQEAPDRVWELETWGALFDRTKDGRISQRNFGGHEYPRLAHVGDRTGLELIRTLQQKIVALQQEDHRETGDYESRLKVFQECTVTRVLKDGERVSGVFAYERENGRFFVLQAPAVVVATGGIGKSFKVTSNSWEYTGDGHALALLAGAPLLNMEFVQFHPTGMVWPPSVKGILVTESVRGDGGVLRNAEGKRFMFDYIPDVFKEKYAESEEEADRWYEDPENNRRPPDLLPRDEVARAINAEVKAGRGSPHGGVFLDVSTRMPAEVIRRRLPSMYHQFKELADVDITAEAMEVGPTCHYVMGGIAVDSDTAAAQGVPGLFAAGEVAGGMHGSNRLGGNSLSDLLVFGRRAGWHAAEYAQGLAYQRPPLDDAQVNTAAAEALRPFSAETDREGEAGPPENPYTLHQELQQTMNDLVGIIRREGEIEQALHKLGELRVRARRAGVEGHRQFNPGWHLALDLRNMLLVSECVARAALERTESRGGHTREDHPTMDRAWRNVNLLCTLTDPTGTLAATDPARGQIRLTRRTTDPIRPDLLALFEKEELVKYLAEEELYE; from the coding sequence ATGTCCGTGGTGGACCGCCAGGAGTGGGACGTCGTCGTGGTCGGTGCCGGCGGCGCCGGACTGCGGGCCGCGATCGAGGCGCGCGAGCGGGGCGCCCGTACGGCGGTGATCTGCAAGTCGCTGTTCGGCAAGGCGCACACGGTGATGGCCGAGGGCGGCATCGCGGCGGCCATGGCCAACGCCAACGAGCACGACAACTGGCAGGTGCACTTCCGCGACACCATGCGCGGCGGGAAGTTCCTCAACCAGTGGCGGATGGCCGAGCTGCACGCGCAGGAGGCCCCGGACCGGGTGTGGGAGCTGGAGACCTGGGGCGCGCTGTTCGACCGTACGAAGGACGGCCGGATCTCGCAGCGCAACTTCGGTGGCCACGAGTACCCGCGCCTGGCCCACGTCGGCGACCGTACGGGCCTTGAGCTGATCCGCACGCTCCAGCAGAAGATCGTCGCGTTGCAGCAGGAGGACCATCGCGAGACCGGCGACTACGAGTCCCGGCTGAAGGTCTTCCAGGAGTGCACGGTCACCAGGGTCCTGAAGGACGGTGAGCGCGTCTCGGGGGTCTTCGCCTACGAGCGCGAGAACGGCCGTTTCTTCGTGCTTCAGGCCCCCGCGGTCGTGGTCGCGACCGGCGGCATCGGCAAGTCCTTCAAGGTGACGTCGAACTCCTGGGAGTACACCGGCGACGGCCACGCGCTGGCGCTGCTGGCGGGCGCACCGCTGCTGAACATGGAGTTCGTGCAGTTCCATCCGACGGGCATGGTCTGGCCGCCGTCGGTGAAGGGCATCCTCGTCACCGAGTCGGTGCGCGGCGACGGCGGGGTGCTCAGGAACGCCGAGGGCAAGCGGTTCATGTTCGACTACATCCCGGACGTCTTCAAGGAGAAGTACGCCGAGTCGGAGGAGGAGGCCGACCGGTGGTACGAGGACCCGGAGAACAACCGGCGCCCACCGGATCTGCTGCCCCGCGACGAGGTGGCCCGCGCGATCAACGCCGAGGTGAAGGCGGGCAGGGGCTCGCCGCACGGCGGGGTCTTCCTGGACGTGTCCACCCGGATGCCCGCCGAGGTGATCCGGCGCCGGCTGCCCTCCATGTACCACCAGTTCAAGGAGCTGGCGGACGTCGACATCACCGCGGAGGCGATGGAGGTAGGGCCGACCTGTCACTACGTGATGGGCGGCATCGCGGTCGACTCCGACACGGCGGCGGCGCAGGGGGTGCCGGGGCTGTTCGCGGCCGGTGAGGTGGCGGGCGGTATGCACGGCTCCAACCGGCTCGGCGGCAACTCGCTCTCCGATCTGCTGGTCTTCGGGCGCCGGGCGGGCTGGCACGCGGCCGAGTACGCGCAGGGGCTGGCGTATCAGCGCCCGCCGCTGGACGACGCCCAGGTCAACACGGCCGCGGCGGAGGCCCTGCGCCCGTTCTCGGCGGAGACGGACCGGGAGGGCGAGGCAGGCCCGCCGGAGAACCCGTACACCCTGCACCAGGAACTCCAGCAGACCATGAACGACCTGGTCGGCATCATCCGCCGCGAGGGCGAGATCGAACAGGCCCTGCACAAGCTGGGCGAGCTGCGGGTACGGGCCCGCCGGGCGGGGGTCGAAGGCCACCGCCAGTTCAACCCCGGCTGGCATCTGGCGCTGGACCTGCGGAACATGCTGCTGGTCAGCGAGTGCGTGGCCCGTGCCGCGCTGGAGCGCACCGAGTCGCGCGGCGGCCACACCCGCGAGGACCACCCCACCATGGACCGCGCCTGGCGCAACGTGAACCTGCTCTGCACCCTGACCGATCCCACCGGCACTCTCGCGGCGACGGACCCCGCCCGGGGCCAGATCCGCCTGACCCGCCGGACCACCGACCCCATCCGCCCGGACCTGCTCGCCCTCTTCGAGAAGGAGGAGCTGGTCAAGTACCTCGCCGAAGAGGAGCTGTACGAGTGA
- a CDS encoding succinate dehydrogenase/fumarate reductase iron-sulfur subunit — MSSYEARFKVWRGDVEGGGLTDFAVEVHDGEVVLDIIHRLQATQAPDLAVRWNCKAGKCGSCSAEINGRPRLMCMTRMSVFSREETITVTPLRAFPVVRDLVTDVGFNYQKAREVPAFVPPAGVGPGEYRMMQEDVDRSQEFRKCIECFLCQDTCHVVRDHEENKTAFAGPRFLMRIAELDMHPLDAAAGTGLDRARTAQDEHGLGYCNITKCCTEVCPEGIKITDNALIPMKERAVDRKYDPLVWLGSKIGRRSS, encoded by the coding sequence GTGAGCAGCTACGAGGCCCGCTTCAAGGTGTGGCGGGGTGACGTCGAGGGCGGGGGCCTCACGGACTTCGCCGTCGAGGTGCACGACGGCGAGGTGGTCCTGGACATCATCCACCGCCTCCAGGCCACCCAGGCGCCCGATCTGGCCGTGCGCTGGAACTGCAAGGCCGGCAAGTGCGGTTCGTGCTCGGCGGAGATCAACGGGCGGCCGAGGCTGATGTGCATGACCCGCATGTCGGTGTTCTCCCGGGAGGAGACGATCACGGTCACTCCCCTGCGCGCGTTCCCGGTGGTCCGGGACCTGGTGACGGACGTCGGCTTCAACTACCAGAAGGCGAGGGAGGTCCCGGCGTTCGTACCTCCGGCCGGCGTCGGGCCCGGCGAGTACCGGATGATGCAGGAGGACGTGGACCGCTCGCAGGAGTTCCGCAAGTGCATCGAGTGCTTCCTGTGCCAGGACACCTGCCATGTCGTCCGCGACCACGAGGAGAACAAGACCGCTTTCGCGGGCCCGCGCTTCCTGATGCGGATCGCCGAACTCGACATGCACCCGCTGGACGCGGCCGCCGGGACGGGCCTGGACCGGGCGCGCACGGCCCAGGACGAACACGGCCTCGGCTACTGCAACATCACCAAGTGCTGTACGGAGGTCTGCCCCGAGGGCATCAAGATCACCGACAACGCGCTGATCCCCATGAAGGAACGCGCGGTCGACCGGAAGTACGACCCGCTGGTGTGGCTGGGCTCGAAGATCGGGAGGCGTTCTTCATAG
- a CDS encoding ATP-binding protein has protein sequence MGSLAWEVIGVIDTDGDCAEWTFPAEPGAVRTARAAVRGQLHGWDLDCLADLAALLVSELVTNSLRHATGPIGVRLVRPVKLDDTLLVEVSDPLPDPPRERVARDEDESGRGLQLVAGSSRRWGTRPGASGKTVWFELAVPG, from the coding sequence GTGGGCTCGCTGGCCTGGGAAGTGATCGGCGTGATCGACACCGATGGAGACTGCGCCGAGTGGACCTTTCCCGCGGAACCCGGCGCCGTGCGCACCGCACGCGCCGCGGTGCGCGGGCAGTTGCACGGCTGGGACCTCGACTGCCTCGCCGACCTCGCCGCGTTGCTGGTCAGCGAGCTGGTCACCAACTCGCTGCGGCACGCGACCGGCCCGATCGGCGTACGCCTCGTACGTCCCGTCAAACTGGACGACACCTTGCTGGTGGAGGTCTCCGACCCGCTGCCCGACCCGCCGCGCGAGCGGGTCGCCCGCGACGAGGACGAGAGCGGCCGAGGACTCCAACTGGTCGCCGGCTCCTCGCGCCGCTGGGGCACCCGGCCCGGCGCGAGCGGAAAGACCGTCTGGTTCGAACTGGCGGTGCCCGGGTGA
- a CDS encoding (deoxy)nucleoside triphosphate pyrophosphohydrolase has protein sequence MIPSTPKTPGTDRIVVVGAALLDGGRLLAARRSAPADLAGRWELPGGKVEPGERPEDALVRELREELGVDAEPVERVPGQWPLRTPYVLQVWTARLRPGSPAPQPLEDHDELRWLTPDRIWEVDWLDQDVPAVREVADAIASGA, from the coding sequence ATGATCCCCAGCACGCCCAAGACACCCGGAACGGACCGGATCGTGGTGGTGGGAGCCGCCCTGCTCGACGGCGGCCGGCTGCTCGCCGCGCGCCGCAGCGCCCCCGCCGACCTGGCCGGGCGCTGGGAGCTGCCCGGCGGCAAGGTCGAGCCGGGCGAGCGGCCCGAGGACGCCCTGGTGCGCGAACTGCGCGAGGAACTCGGCGTCGACGCCGAGCCGGTCGAGCGCGTGCCGGGCCAGTGGCCGCTGCGGACGCCGTACGTCCTCCAGGTGTGGACCGCCCGCCTGCGCCCCGGCTCACCTGCTCCCCAACCCCTGGAGGACCACGACGAGCTGCGCTGGCTGACCCCGGACCGGATCTGGGAGGTCGACTGGCTCGACCAGGATGTCCCGGCGGTCCGTGAGGTGGCGGACGCGATCGCGAGCGGGGCGTAG
- a CDS encoding SPOR domain-containing protein, whose translation MSEGTVSLPWIVIRQDDNGNRYRVGRYATRAEAQKIADSLDDRGHKQLYWVERIGQNGDGARN comes from the coding sequence ATGAGTGAGGGGACGGTCTCGCTGCCCTGGATCGTGATACGGCAGGACGACAACGGCAATCGCTACCGCGTCGGCCGCTACGCGACCCGCGCCGAGGCCCAGAAGATCGCTGACAGCCTCGACGACCGCGGCCACAAACAGCTCTACTGGGTCGAGCGCATCGGCCAGAACGGCGACGGCGCCCGCAACTGA
- a CDS encoding GntR family transcriptional regulator, producing MTFGEQPAYLRVAGDLRKKIVDGSLPPHTRLPSQARIREEYGVSDTVALEARKVLMAEGLVEGRSGSGTYVRERPVPRRVSRSGYRPSSGATPFRQEQADASVRGTWESSSEQAEAGAAIAERLAIKAGDRVMRTKYLFREAGEPMMLSTSWEPLAVTGRTPVMLPEEGPLGGMGVVERMRAIDIIVDNVTEEVGARPGLAEELHILGGVPGHVVLVIQRTYYASGRPVETADVVIPADRYRVAYHLPVR from the coding sequence GTGACTTTCGGTGAGCAGCCGGCGTACCTGCGCGTCGCGGGTGATCTCCGCAAGAAGATCGTCGACGGTTCGCTGCCGCCCCACACCCGCCTGCCCTCCCAGGCCCGCATCCGCGAGGAGTACGGCGTCTCCGACACGGTCGCGCTGGAGGCCCGCAAGGTGCTGATGGCCGAGGGGCTCGTCGAGGGCCGCTCCGGCTCCGGGACGTATGTGCGCGAGCGGCCCGTTCCCCGCCGTGTGTCCCGCTCCGGATACCGCCCGTCCAGCGGTGCCACGCCCTTCCGCCAGGAGCAGGCCGACGCCTCGGTGCGCGGCACCTGGGAGTCCAGCAGCGAGCAGGCCGAGGCCGGGGCCGCCATCGCCGAGCGGCTCGCGATCAAGGCGGGCGACCGGGTCATGCGCACCAAGTACCTGTTCCGGGAGGCGGGCGAGCCGATGATGCTCTCGACGTCCTGGGAGCCCCTCGCCGTCACCGGCCGCACCCCGGTCATGCTCCCCGAGGAGGGCCCCCTCGGCGGCATGGGCGTCGTCGAGCGCATGCGCGCCATCGACATCATCGTCGACAACGTCACCGAGGAGGTCGGCGCCCGCCCCGGCCTGGCCGAGGAACTCCACATCCTCGGCGGCGTCCCCGGCCACGTGGTCCTCGTCATCCAGCGCACGTACTACGCCTCCGGCCGCCCGGTGGAAACCGCGGACGTGGTGATCCCGGCGGATCGGTACCGGGTGGCCTATCACTTGCCGGTAAGGTGA
- a CDS encoding serpin family protein has product MTARWAHALPEGTVFSAPGVWPLLAFLADGAAGPARAELSEALGVPAGQAAGAARELLAALASVSGMDAALGLWAHHALALREEWRAGLPAGTYGVFGDDLVTAQERLDAWAAERTGGLVERMPVTLTRDARMVLAGALALRTTWRQPFDELPLRPDAGPWQGRTLRGLHRRSPRPDRVGVTGTPDGFVTALTVPGDNGVDVHLVLGEERMTPGQVLTAGVGIVERALPLTGGRSLPHGHVGPGLYVEQQPAVEPVPLTLDVQTVAYEVRADHDLLALAGLFGLTAATDARQGHFPGISDAPLAVGQARQSALAQFGALGFRAAAVTAMAVPYGSAPPQYRYESTVVRVVFDRPFGFLAVDRESRLVLVSGWVTDPAPEPVMGFPGAL; this is encoded by the coding sequence ATGACGGCCCGCTGGGCGCACGCCCTGCCGGAGGGCACGGTGTTCTCCGCGCCCGGGGTCTGGCCCCTGCTGGCCTTCCTGGCCGACGGTGCGGCAGGACCGGCGCGGGCGGAGCTGAGCGAGGCCCTCGGGGTGCCGGCGGGGCAGGCGGCCGGTGCGGCACGGGAGTTGCTGGCGGCACTCGCGTCGGTGTCCGGGATGGACGCGGCGCTCGGCCTGTGGGCGCATCACGCGCTCGCCCTGCGGGAGGAGTGGCGGGCCGGGCTGCCGGCCGGGACGTACGGAGTGTTCGGGGACGACCTGGTCACCGCGCAGGAGCGGCTGGACGCCTGGGCGGCCGAGCGGACCGGCGGGCTGGTCGAGCGCATGCCGGTGACGCTGACCCGGGACGCCCGGATGGTGCTGGCCGGCGCGCTCGCGCTGCGCACCACCTGGCGGCAGCCCTTCGACGAGCTGCCGCTCCGGCCGGACGCCGGTCCCTGGCAGGGCCGTACGCTGCGCGGTCTGCACCGGCGCAGCCCACGGCCGGACCGGGTGGGGGTGACGGGCACGCCGGACGGGTTCGTCACCGCGCTGACCGTGCCCGGTGACAACGGCGTCGACGTCCATCTGGTGCTCGGCGAGGAGCGGATGACCCCGGGGCAGGTGCTCACGGCCGGGGTGGGGATCGTGGAGCGGGCGCTGCCGCTCACCGGGGGCCGCTCGTTGCCGCACGGGCATGTCGGGCCGGGTCTGTACGTGGAGCAGCAGCCGGCCGTCGAGCCGGTACCGCTGACGCTGGACGTGCAGACGGTGGCGTACGAGGTGCGCGCCGATCACGATCTGCTCGCGCTGGCCGGGCTGTTCGGGCTCACGGCGGCGACGGACGCGCGGCAGGGCCACTTCCCCGGCATCAGTGACGCCCCGCTCGCCGTCGGCCAGGCCCGCCAGTCGGCGCTGGCCCAGTTCGGTGCGCTGGGCTTCCGGGCGGCGGCGGTGACGGCCATGGCGGTGCCCTACGGCAGCGCGCCACCGCAGTACCGCTACGAGTCCACGGTCGTCCGGGTCGTCTTCGACCGTCCCTTCGGCTTCCTCGCCGTCGACCGCGAGTCCCGGCTGGTGCTGGTGTCGGGCTGGGTGACGGATCCGGCACCGGAGCCGGTCATGGGCTTCCCCGGCGCCCTTTAG
- a CDS encoding helix-turn-helix transcriptional regulator: MAAQDLDAWAQELYRAMSRNSALGVAEAADLVRMPTARLGEAQQRLIELGLLEPAQPAAGAAQEAYPARYVTSTPEVSLARLMQRGEDIWTRMQREMQATHAAMSVVASEFTRTQAAKMQVIYADLITDRSRIDQMLSDAAESATDEILSVHGGVPHSAEALAAGRERNRRALERGVRMRTVHLASTARSPQGYAHLKALDKAGIQVRLLHHVPFRLLIVDDLFAVTPRFQDPGSPAVTLLRGREITRLLREVFEFCWLNATSFASVNEPAVQEEETEAATGQQPTAQQRVMLQMMSEGMKDESVSRKLGISVRTVGRMVNSLMAQLNVQTRYQLGVHAARMGWITGAGRDGAA; the protein is encoded by the coding sequence GTGGCGGCGCAGGACCTCGACGCATGGGCGCAGGAACTCTACCGGGCCATGTCGAGGAACTCCGCTCTGGGTGTGGCGGAGGCCGCCGATCTGGTCCGGATGCCGACCGCACGGCTCGGCGAGGCGCAGCAGCGCCTGATCGAGCTGGGCCTGCTGGAGCCCGCCCAGCCGGCGGCCGGCGCGGCACAGGAGGCGTACCCGGCGCGGTATGTGACCTCGACCCCGGAGGTCTCCCTCGCACGGCTGATGCAGCGCGGCGAGGACATCTGGACCCGGATGCAGCGCGAGATGCAGGCGACGCACGCGGCGATGTCCGTGGTCGCCTCCGAGTTCACGCGCACGCAGGCGGCGAAGATGCAGGTCATCTACGCGGACCTGATCACCGACCGCAGCCGGATCGACCAGATGCTCAGTGACGCCGCCGAGTCCGCGACGGACGAGATACTCAGCGTCCACGGCGGCGTGCCCCACTCGGCCGAGGCGCTGGCGGCGGGCCGGGAGCGCAACCGCAGGGCCTTGGAGCGGGGTGTGCGGATGCGCACCGTCCATCTGGCGTCCACGGCCCGCAGCCCGCAGGGGTATGCGCACCTCAAGGCCCTCGACAAGGCCGGAATCCAGGTGCGTCTGCTCCATCACGTGCCCTTTCGGCTGCTTATCGTGGACGATTTGTTCGCCGTGACGCCGAGGTTTCAGGACCCGGGGAGTCCGGCGGTCACGCTGCTGCGCGGGCGGGAGATCACCCGGTTGTTGCGCGAGGTTTTCGAATTCTGCTGGCTCAACGCCACGTCATTTGCCTCCGTGAACGAACCGGCCGTCCAGGAAGAGGAAACCGAGGCCGCCACCGGACAGCAACCGACCGCTCAGCAACGGGTCATGCTCCAGATGATGTCGGAGGGAATGAAGGACGAAAGCGTGTCCCGGAAGCTGGGAATATCGGTGCGAACGGTGGGCCGCATGGTCAATTCCCTCATGGCCCAGCTGAATGTCCAGACCCGGTACCAACTGGGCGTGCACGCCGCCCGGATGGGCTGGATCACCGGCGCCGGAAGGGACGGCGCCGCATAG
- a CDS encoding MFS transporter, which produces MLAAFAFNTTENLPIGLLRLISADLRVSLPAVGLLVTGYGVTVAAMSLPVAQVTRAIPRRHLLTALLAVFALASWAPVATGRSYPGLLAARLATALAQALFWAVSGPVAVGLFPPSRRGRIIGLVSVGGSLAQVLGVPAGTWLGGGYGWHTPFVVLGGAGCAALAVLAALLPTSRPDQGHAVRASAPDARRFTAVLATTALSATGVFTGFTYLTAFLSEAARFSDGAVSVLLTVYGGAGFAAVVLAGTLLDRFPRAVPALLVAGQTGGLCGLYAGGGHGRVVAVGALVLLGVSTGPFFMATQNLVFRTVPGRTELGLAGNSAAFNVGVAVGASTGGVLLPAVGVRGAFLVGGVFTAVALVVLAAGTGRPRRPAGEELRVTGAGRIRVNDN; this is translated from the coding sequence ATGCTGGCCGCGTTCGCGTTCAACACCACCGAGAACCTGCCGATCGGCCTGCTGCGGCTCATCTCCGCCGACCTGCGCGTGTCCCTCCCGGCCGTGGGCCTGCTGGTCACGGGGTACGGCGTGACGGTGGCCGCGATGTCCCTGCCCGTGGCCCAGGTGACCCGGGCGATACCCCGCCGCCATCTGCTCACCGCGCTGCTGGCGGTGTTCGCGCTGGCGAGCTGGGCGCCGGTGGCGACCGGGCGGTCGTACCCGGGACTGCTGGCGGCCCGGCTGGCGACCGCGCTGGCCCAGGCGCTGTTCTGGGCGGTCTCCGGGCCCGTGGCCGTGGGCCTGTTCCCGCCCTCGCGGCGCGGCCGGATCATCGGCCTTGTGTCGGTGGGCGGTTCACTGGCCCAGGTGCTCGGGGTGCCGGCCGGCACCTGGCTGGGCGGCGGATACGGCTGGCACACACCGTTTGTGGTGCTCGGCGGGGCGGGCTGCGCGGCCCTCGCCGTGCTCGCCGCGCTGCTGCCGACCTCGCGCCCGGACCAGGGCCACGCCGTGCGCGCGAGCGCGCCCGACGCCCGCCGCTTCACGGCCGTCCTGGCCACCACGGCCCTGTCGGCCACCGGTGTGTTCACCGGTTTCACCTATCTGACGGCCTTCCTGAGCGAGGCCGCGCGGTTTTCCGACGGCGCGGTGAGCGTGCTCCTCACGGTGTACGGCGGTGCCGGGTTCGCCGCCGTGGTCCTGGCCGGCACCCTCCTGGACCGCTTTCCGCGCGCCGTGCCCGCCCTGCTCGTGGCCGGGCAGACGGGGGGACTGTGCGGGCTGTACGCGGGCGGCGGGCACGGCCGGGTGGTCGCCGTGGGCGCGCTGGTGCTGCTCGGGGTGTCCACGGGGCCGTTCTTCATGGCGACCCAGAACCTGGTCTTCCGTACCGTGCCGGGCCGCACCGAGCTGGGGCTGGCCGGGAACTCCGCGGCCTTCAACGTGGGCGTGGCGGTGGGCGCGTCGACGGGCGGGGTGCTGCTGCCCGCCGTGGGAGTGCGCGGTGCGTTCCTCGTGGGGGGAGTGTTCACGGCTGTGGCGCTGGTGGTTCTGGCGGCGGGTACGGGCCGGCCGCGGCGGCCGGCCGGCGAAGAGCTCCGGGTGACCGGTGCCGGAAGGATCCGGGTGAATGACAACTGA
- a CDS encoding isocitrate/isopropylmalate dehydrogenase family protein produces the protein MKIVTVIPGDGIGPEVVESALRVLEALGTDLAPDVLDHVNAGTYRREGTALSEADFARIAASSATLLGAVGDPSLEHTDYVRSVLLRLRLGFDLYANYRPVRLWHDRLSPLRDAAHRGIDCAIVRENTEGLYSGVGGAVHPSSPWETAIDADVSTHHGVSRILDFAFSVARHRVCMVDKANAVRSGGSLWQRCWEAAAGRHPGVAASHLYIDAAAMRLVTDPGSFEVIVTNNSYGDILSDLAAALAGGIGLAPSASLNGTTGFGLFEPVHGTAPDIAGTGTANPLGAILSAALLLEHLGYDDEARAVRLAVGGAVAAGRVTPDLGGTLGTADATAAVLAAL, from the coding sequence ATGAAGATCGTGACCGTCATACCCGGTGACGGCATCGGCCCGGAGGTCGTCGAGTCCGCCCTGCGGGTGCTGGAGGCCCTCGGCACGGACCTTGCGCCGGATGTCCTGGACCATGTGAACGCGGGCACGTACCGGCGCGAGGGAACGGCGCTCTCGGAGGCCGACTTCGCGCGGATCGCCGCCAGTTCGGCCACCCTGCTCGGTGCCGTCGGCGATCCTTCGCTGGAGCACACCGACTATGTGCGCTCCGTACTGCTGCGGCTGCGGCTCGGCTTCGACCTGTACGCCAACTACCGGCCGGTGCGCCTGTGGCACGACCGGCTGAGCCCGCTGCGCGACGCCGCGCACCGGGGCATCGACTGCGCGATCGTCCGGGAGAACACCGAGGGCCTGTACAGCGGTGTCGGCGGTGCCGTGCACCCGTCCTCGCCGTGGGAGACCGCGATCGACGCGGACGTCAGCACCCATCACGGCGTCTCGCGGATCCTCGACTTCGCCTTCTCCGTCGCCCGCCACCGGGTGTGCATGGTCGACAAGGCCAACGCCGTCCGGTCCGGCGGCAGCCTGTGGCAGCGCTGCTGGGAGGCCGCCGCCGGGCGGCATCCGGGCGTCGCCGCGTCGCACCTCTACATCGACGCGGCCGCGATGCGGCTCGTCACCGACCCGGGGTCCTTCGAGGTCATCGTCACGAACAACTCGTACGGCGACATCCTCAGCGACCTCGCCGCCGCGCTCGCCGGCGGCATCGGTCTCGCCCCCTCCGCCAGTCTCAACGGCACCACCGGTTTCGGCCTGTTCGAACCGGTGCACGGCACCGCCCCGGACATCGCCGGCACCGGTACGGCCAACCCGCTGGGCGCGATCCTGTCGGCCGCGCTGCTGCTGGAGCACCTCGGGTACGACGACGAGGCCCGGGCGGTGCGGCTGGCCGTCGGCGGTGCCGTCGCGGCCGGCCGGGTCACCCCGGATCTCGGCGGCACGCTGGGCACCGCGGACGCGACGGCGGCGGTGCTGGCCGCGCTGTGA
- a CDS encoding antibiotic biosynthesis monooxygenase family protein — MLFRSRFSERADKEYDITEDRLARRVRELAGDDLVHIKNYTSDDGERLALVWWRNPETLERWRNDPEHQKAQQLGRERWYSFYELSVAEVIRTSSSEDASRYPGR; from the coding sequence GTGTTGTTCAGGTCGCGCTTTTCCGAACGCGCCGACAAGGAGTACGACATCACGGAGGACCGGCTCGCCCGCCGGGTCCGTGAACTCGCGGGCGACGACCTCGTCCACATCAAGAACTACACCTCCGACGACGGCGAGCGGCTGGCGCTGGTGTGGTGGCGCAACCCGGAGACGCTGGAGCGCTGGCGCAACGACCCCGAGCACCAGAAGGCCCAGCAGCTAGGCCGTGAACGGTGGTACTCCTTCTACGAGTTGAGCGTGGCCGAGGTGATCCGGACCAGCTCCAGCGAGGACGCCTCGCGTTATCCCGGCAGATGA